The Microbacterium sp. SORGH_AS_0862 region GCGCGGATCCTGGCTGGCGTCGGCGACGGCGACGGGCTGGCCGAGGTGCAGGTTGAGGGCGCACATCGAGTCCTCGCGGCGGCAGATGGCCGCGTCGAACCCGACGGCCGCGAGCTGATGCTGCGCGTCGTCGGTGATGATGTTGATCGTCGCCATCGGGACCTCGGCGACGAAGGCGGCGAGTTCCACGACCGAGCGCAGCGCATCGGGAGGGTTGCCCAGCACCTCGTACTCCGAGATCACTTCCTGCACAGTCATCGTGGTGTCTCCCGGCCCCCGTGGTCGCATTCTCGATCCAGGTTAGGGCTCCGGCCGGCGCCGTGGCGCGAAGGAGGCCGAAAGGTCCTCCTGCGACAATGACGACATGTCGACAGCTCCACCCGCATCCACTTCGGAGTCGCCACTGGGCAGGATGCGGGGCATCGCTGCGATGGTGGCGGCGTGGCTGCGCCGGCATCCGTTCACGACCGGGCTTCTACTCGTGATGCTGGTGACGAGCGTGGCGCAGATCGTCATCACCTCTCCCCCGGATGCGGACACCGGGCTGCTTCCGCCGTGGAACGACTCGTTCGACGACTTCCGCTGGTGGTCGGCCATCACGCCCATGTTCGTCACGGGCTCCGTGCCCGAGCTGCTCACGACGCTGGTCCTGGCGGTCGTCGTGGTGGGCCAGGCGGAACGGGTCATGGGTACGGGCGCGGGCGGCGATCGCCTACGTCGCCGGCGGGGTGCTCGTCACCTCGGTGTCGATCGCGGTCGGGCTGCTGGAGGAGCGCTTCCTCGCGTTCCTGCCGCTCAACGACGTCTTCTTCTTCACGCTGACCCCGCTCGCCGCGATCGTGTGCACGGCGATGGCGGCCAGCTGCTTCATCGGTGCGCTCTGGCGACGGCGGGTGCGCCTCGCATCCCTTCTCGCCGTGTGCGTGCTCTTCCTCTACCGCGGCGACGCCGACAGCCTCTTCATCCTCGTGGCGCTGCCGGTCGGACTCGGCGTGGGCTTCCTCCTCGGCGGCCGGCGGGCGCGGACCCTCGTCGTGCGCAGCTCACATCACGAGATCCGCGTGCTGCTCGCGTCCCTCGTGGCGGTGGGCGGCATCGGACCCGTCATCGCGACGTGGTTCGGATCGGGCACCGGCCTGCTGTCGTTTTACGGATTCCTGAGCATCGACCCCGTCGTCGTGGTCGACGGCACGACGTGCGCGTTCGGCTCCGCGGTCGACTGTCCTTCCGAGTACACGACGGCGGCCGAGGTGTTCCCGGCGGCGGGCTGGATCGCGCTGCTGCCGATGATCATCGCGCTGATCGCGGCCTGGGGCATCCTCCGCGGCCGGCGCGCTGCGCTGTGGATCGCGGTCGTGCTCAACGCGGCGGTGTTCGGCTGGATCCTCGTGCAGTGGATAACGCTGCAGCCCGAGACGGTCGCCGACATCGCCGCGTATCAGGGGACGGATGCGGAGACGTACGTCTGGCAGACGATCTCGGGCGCGCTGCTGGCCGCCGTCGCACCGCTCGGCACGACGATCGCGCTGCTGGTGCTGCGCCGGCACCTCCGCGTGACGTCGAGCCCCGCGGCGCGGCGGCGTTACCTCGTGGTACTGGGAACCGCGACACTGCTCACCGCGCTCGTCGCGACCGCGGGACAGGTGCTCACCCGCCAGGGCCATGACCCGGTGATCGATCTGGGCGACATCCTGCTCGCTCTGCCGCTGCGCTTCATCCCTCCGACGCTGCTGCCGCCCGACGTGGTCTCGTTCGTGCCGGAGACCCTCGAGGCCCGCATCTTCTGGTACCTGCCGCCCGCGATCTTCTGGGCCGGGGCGGTGCTCGCGACGGCGTGCCTGATCTTCGCTCCGGCGGCCGTGGGCGAGCGCAACGACCGCATCCGGGCGCGCGAGCTGCTGCGCGCGGGCGGCGGGGACTCGTTCAGCTTCATGTCGACCTGGCCCGGCAACTCCTACTGGTTCTCGCCCGACGGCACCGCCGCGATCGCGTATCAGGTGCACCACAACGTCGCCGTCACCGTCGGCGGTCCGTTCGGCCCGGCGTTCGCCGACGTGCGGGTGTTCGAGCAGTTCGCGGCGTTCTGCGGCGACAACGGCTGGCAGCCGGTGTTCTACAGCGTGAGCGACGGGCCCAGCGCCGAGCTCGCGTCGCGGGGCTGGTACCGGCTGCGGATCGCCGAGGAGGCGCTGCTCGACGCGCGGGACTGGACCCCGGCGGGCAAGAAGCGGCAGGACATCCGCACGGCGACGAACAAGGCGGCGCGCGAGGGCGTCACGGCGGTGTGGACGCGATGGGCCGATCTCAGCATCGCGCAGCACCTCCAGCTGCGCACCCTGTCGGAGTCGTGGCTGGCCGACAAGGAGCTCCCGGAGATGGAGTTCACGCTCGGCGGGCTCGACCAGGTCGACGATCCGGATGTGCGGCTCATGCTGGCCATCGCCGAAGACGGCCGCATCGAGGCGATCACGAGCTGGCTGCCTCTTTATGGGCCCGATGGGCTCCGCGGTTATGTGCTCGATGTGATGCGGCGGCGGCACGAGGCGTTCAACGGCGTGATGGAGTTCGTGATCGGGGCGGTCGTCGTGCAGCTGAAGGAGGAGGGGCTGGAGACGCTGAGCCTGTCGGGGGCGCCCCTCGCGTATACGGCGGAGGCCGGAGCGGAGTCGGATGCCGTGCAGCGCATGCTCGATCTCGCGGGTTCGCTGCTGGAGCCGGGCTACGGGTTCCGTTCGCTGCACAGCTTCAAGCGCAAGTTCCAGCCGGACTTCTCGCCCGTCTGGCTCGTCGTCGCCGATTCGGCGGCGCTGCCGGCGACGGGTCTCGCGCTCGTGCGGTGCTACCTGCCTCAGCTCACCCTGCGTCAGGCCGCGCGCATGGCGGCGACGCTCGGCCGCGACCGCGCGCGAGGCTGAACCGGGTCAGCTGCCGGCGGCTCCCGCATCCGTGATGCCCACGTCGGTGACGTGGAAGTTGCGCGAGGAGCGAGATGCGGTGGGTCCGCGCTGGCCCTGGTAGCGGTTGCCGTAGGGACCGGAGCCGTAGGCGTTCTCGGCGGGGGAGCTGAGGCGGAAGAAGCAGAGCTGGCCGATCTTCATGCCGGGCCACAGCTTGATCGGCAGGGTCGCGACGTTCGACAGTTCGAGGGTCACGTGACCGGTGAAGCCGGGGTCGATGAAGCCGGCCGTCGAGTGGGTCAGCAGGCCGAGGCGGCCGAGCGACGACTTGCCCTCGAGGCGGGCGGCGACGTCGTCGGGCAGCGTGACGCGCTCGAAGGTGGCGCCAAGAGCGAACTCGCCCGGATGCAGGATGAACGGCTCGTCGGGGCGCACCTCGATCAGCCGGGTGAGCTCGGGCTGGTCTTCGGCCGGGTCGATGAAGGGGTACTTGTGGTTGTCGAACAGGCGGAAGTACCTGTCGAGGCGCACGTCGACGCTGGAGGGCTGCACCATCTGAGGATCGGAGGGCTCCAGCCCGATGCGTCCGTCGGCCAGTTCCTGCTTGATGTCGCGATCCGAGAGCAGCACCCGCCCAGCCTAGCGAGCAATGCCCTTTGCTATGCTGGCCGCGTACCCCCGGGGCTGTAGTTCAATGGCAGAACTTCTGCTTCCCAAGCAGACAGCGCGGGTTCGATTCCCGTCAGCCCCTCGTATGGAAATAGCGGTCCGGCTCGTCCGGGCCGCTATTTCCATGTATCGGCAGAGTGAATCGAACCCTTGAGTGGGCCCACAACGCCGAGGCCCCGCGCGCGGCGCAGCCGCGTGTGGAGAAGCGTTGGGGACCGTCAGCCCCTCACACGAGAGAAGGCCCGGCGGTCAGCGTCTGCCGGGCCGGTGGCTACAGTTCTGCGCAGATGCGCCAGTCAATGACTGTCGCGGATGCGGGAAGGTGTGGCGGTTGCGCACATGCGACGCAACTCAAACGGAGACGTCGAGGCTTCCGCCGGGATACCAGGGCTCACCTGGGTATGCCGCGGTCTCGTCGAAAGCCCTGCCCGAGCAGCCCCCTCACAGGCCCCTCCCGTAGCGTGGGGAGGTATGGCCGACACCCTTGCCGACCGACGTTCACCCCTCCGACCCGCCGTGGATCTCGTCCGCGGCACCCTGATCGGGGCGGTGGAGGTGATCCCGGGGGTCAGCGGCGGCACGGTCGCCCTCATCGTGGGCGTCTACGCCACGCTCATCGAAGCGGCCAGCCACGTCGTGCGCGGCACGCTCGCGCTCACTGATGTCTTCCGTCGCAAGGGCCTGGCCCGCGCCGCATCCCACTTCCGCGCCGTGCGCTGGCGAATCGTCGCGCCGGTGCTCCTCGGGATGGCGCTCGCGGTCGTGCTCGGCGCGAAGCTCCTCGCCCCGCTCGTGCAGGAGTTCCCGACCGAGACCCGCGCGGTGTTCGGCGGCATGATCGCCGCATCCCTGCTCATCCCGATCCGGATGCTGGGACGCGACTGGACCTGGCGCCTCGCCGTCGTGGCCCTCGGCGCGGCGGTCGCCGCCTTCCTCCTCACGGGCCTGCCCTCGGGCACCCTCGAGGATCCGCCGCTCGTGATCGTCGCCCTCGCCGCATCCGTCGCCGTCTGCGCCCTCGTGCTTCCCGGCCTGTCCGGCGCCTTCCTGCTGCTCGTGTTCGGCCTCTACGAGACGACGCTCGTCGCCCTGAACGAGCGCAACGTGCCCTACATCCTCGCCTTCGCGGTCGGCGCGATCGTCGGCCTCAGCCTGTTCGTCAACATCCTCCGGATGCTGCTCGCCCGCTTCCACGCGGCGATGCTCGCGATCATGACCGGACTCATGCTCGGCTCCCTCCGGGCTCTCTGGCCCTGGCAGGATGCGGCAGGCCGCGCCGCCGCGCCATCGGGAGACGTACTTGGCCCGGTGCTGCTGGCCGCCGCCGGCGCCGCCGTCGTGTTGGCGGTCCTGGCGATGCAGGTCGCGCTCGACCGGCGAGCGCAGCGCGCCGCGTAGGGACGCCCCTGCCAGCCGCTCAGCCCGCGGCGGCCTGCTCGGCGAGCAGCAGCGAGCCGTAGAGCCCGGCCTCGCCGTCGAGTTCGGTGCGGGCGATCGCGAGCTCCCGTGACGAGCCCCGCGACCCGGCAGGACCCACGCGCACGGCGGCGGCCTCCTGGAGCGCCTCGATCAACCCGGGCGTCTTGAGCACGCCGCCACCGAACACGATCAGTTCGATGCCCAGCGTGAAGTACAGCGTGGCGGCGAGCTGGGCGAGGTAGAACGCGGCGATCTCGTTGCTCTTCGCGCGCGCGGCCGCATCCAGCTCCTGGCTGTCGATGCCGTTGCGCGCACGGACGGCGGGGCCCGACGCGACGCCCTCGAGACAGTCGCCGTGGAAGCGGCAGATACCGGCGAAGGTGTCGTCGGGGTGCCGTGCGACGGGAAGGTGAGCGATCTCGGGCCAGCCGGTGCCCACCAGCACTCGGCCCCCGGCGATGAGCCCGGCGCCCACACCGGTGCCGACGGTGACATAGGCGACGTCGCTCGAGTCCTGCGCGGCGCCCCACTGCAGCTCGCCGAGCGCGGCGCCCGTGACGTCGGTCGTGATGCGGGCGGGAGCATCCGAGGCCGCCGCGCGAATGCGGCCCAGCACGTCGACGCCGTCCCACCCCGCCTTCGGCGTCGAGGTGATGGATCCGTAGGCCGGCGAGGCGGGGTCGAGGTCGAGCGGACCGAAGGCCGCGATCCCGACACCGGCGATCTCGTCGTCGAGTGACCGGATGAAGTCGCCGACCGCGGCGAGCGTCGTGTCGGGCTCACCGGTCGCGACCGAGGTGCGGCTCAGGATGCGGCGGGGGTCCCCCTCCGGCGCCGCCGCGCAGACGATCTTCGTGCCGCCGGTCTCGATGCCGACGAGCAGGCGGCTCACGCCGCGTCCTCGTCGCGGGGCACGATGCCCCCGAACACCAAGTTGTTGCGCATGGCGCGACTCTCGTCGTCGTCGCCGAGGAGCGCCTGCCGCAGGCCGTCGACGTCATGCGTGCGCAGGAGCGCGTTCCACCGCTCGACGGCTGCGCGCGCTCCGCCCTCGGTGGTCTCGCGCTTGCGCGGTACGTTCTGCAGCGCCCGGGTGATCACGTAGAGCGGCTCGGTCTCGAGCAGCTCGGCGATCCGCCGGTGCTGAGCCAGCTTCTTCTGGTCGTTTCGCGACATTCCTGCCTCCGCGTCCATCCTGCCGCGGGCGGCGTGCCCGCGGGTGAACCCGCGTCAGTTGACCGAGCCGCCGACGGGCGCGGCGAACTCGTCGAGAGCGGCGACGACCTCGGGCGAGAGCTCGGCCTTGCTCGCGGCGATCGCGTCGTCGATCTGACCCGGGCGCGAGGCGCCGATGATCGCGGTGGTCACGACCTCGTCGCGCAGCACCCACGCGATCGCGAGCTGCGGGATCGACAGACCCGCATCCCGCGCGACGCCGTCGATGCCCCGGATGCGGCGCAGGTAGTCGTCGGTGAGCGCGCTGCTGTTGAGGAAGTGGCTGTCGGCGGCGCGAGAGTCGGCCGGCACGGTGCCGTCGAGATACTTGGCGGTCAGCAGCCCCTGCGCCAGCGGCGAGAAGACGGCGCTGCCGACCTGCAGCTCCCGCAGGGCGGGGAACAGCTCCGCCTCGGGGGTGCGGT contains the following coding sequences:
- a CDS encoding bifunctional lysylphosphatidylglycerol flippase/synthetase MprF, with amino-acid sequence MLVTSVSIAVGLLEERFLAFLPLNDVFFFTLTPLAAIVCTAMAASCFIGALWRRRVRLASLLAVCVLFLYRGDADSLFILVALPVGLGVGFLLGGRRARTLVVRSSHHEIRVLLASLVAVGGIGPVIATWFGSGTGLLSFYGFLSIDPVVVVDGTTCAFGSAVDCPSEYTTAAEVFPAAGWIALLPMIIALIAAWGILRGRRAALWIAVVLNAAVFGWILVQWITLQPETVADIAAYQGTDAETYVWQTISGALLAAVAPLGTTIALLVLRRHLRVTSSPAARRRYLVVLGTATLLTALVATAGQVLTRQGHDPVIDLGDILLALPLRFIPPTLLPPDVVSFVPETLEARIFWYLPPAIFWAGAVLATACLIFAPAAVGERNDRIRARELLRAGGGDSFSFMSTWPGNSYWFSPDGTAAIAYQVHHNVAVTVGGPFGPAFADVRVFEQFAAFCGDNGWQPVFYSVSDGPSAELASRGWYRLRIAEEALLDARDWTPAGKKRQDIRTATNKAAREGVTAVWTRWADLSIAQHLQLRTLSESWLADKELPEMEFTLGGLDQVDDPDVRLMLAIAEDGRIEAITSWLPLYGPDGLRGYVLDVMRRRHEAFNGVMEFVIGAVVVQLKEEGLETLSLSGAPLAYTAEAGAESDAVQRMLDLAGSLLEPGYGFRSLHSFKRKFQPDFSPVWLVVADSAALPATGLALVRCYLPQLTLRQAARMAATLGRDRARG
- the dcd gene encoding dCTP deaminase; its protein translation is MLLSDRDIKQELADGRIGLEPSDPQMVQPSSVDVRLDRYFRLFDNHKYPFIDPAEDQPELTRLIEVRPDEPFILHPGEFALGATFERVTLPDDVAARLEGKSSLGRLGLLTHSTAGFIDPGFTGHVTLELSNVATLPIKLWPGMKIGQLCFFRLSSPAENAYGSGPYGNRYQGQRGPTASRSSRNFHVTDVGITDAGAAGS
- a CDS encoding DUF368 domain-containing protein; this encodes MADTLADRRSPLRPAVDLVRGTLIGAVEVIPGVSGGTVALIVGVYATLIEAASHVVRGTLALTDVFRRKGLARAASHFRAVRWRIVAPVLLGMALAVVLGAKLLAPLVQEFPTETRAVFGGMIAASLLIPIRMLGRDWTWRLAVVALGAAVAAFLLTGLPSGTLEDPPLVIVALAASVAVCALVLPGLSGAFLLLVFGLYETTLVALNERNVPYILAFAVGAIVGLSLFVNILRMLLARFHAAMLAIMTGLMLGSLRALWPWQDAAGRAAAPSGDVLGPVLLAAAGAAVVLAVLAMQVALDRRAQRAA
- a CDS encoding ROK family protein; this translates as MSRLLVGIETGGTKIVCAAAPEGDPRRILSRTSVATGEPDTTLAAVGDFIRSLDDEIAGVGIAAFGPLDLDPASPAYGSITSTPKAGWDGVDVLGRIRAAASDAPARITTDVTGAALGELQWGAAQDSSDVAYVTVGTGVGAGLIAGGRVLVGTGWPEIAHLPVARHPDDTFAGICRFHGDCLEGVASGPAVRARNGIDSQELDAAARAKSNEIAAFYLAQLAATLYFTLGIELIVFGGGVLKTPGLIEALQEAAAVRVGPAGSRGSSRELAIARTELDGEAGLYGSLLLAEQAAAG